From one Brachypodium distachyon strain Bd21 chromosome 4, Brachypodium_distachyon_v3.0, whole genome shotgun sequence genomic stretch:
- the LOC100829546 gene encoding protein TRAUCO: protein MADFAAPPSPAMQPPSDSAPAPDAPTPMQAPSDSAPTPDADADAKTPTPALPDTPASAADPETPFSDVATPSDADASAVAPADGLVEDDGINDPSGVAGRKHMTLAPPAPPSKKSKKKGGNCVWTRPTSRKGKKKAKQPGHAGAGGSGANGNGGRPRPSCGEDEFLLTPAPRLAAALSDDSPELPVLLSRVYKSDKIEVSEDRLTAGSTKGYRMIRATRGVASGAWYFEIKVVHLGSSGHTRLGWATSKADLQTPVGCDGFGFGYRDVDGSKVYKAWRDNYADAYGEGDVVGFYISLPQGELYEPKQPDLVKYKGMPFHAQGVKDEKNTPVPVPGSEIVYFKNGVCQGTAFSDIPGGRYYPAASMYTLPDQANCEVKFNFGPDFAFFPEDFGDRPVPRPMSEVPYQAFELKNEIPAENGVAEKAG from the exons ATGGCCGACTTCGCCGCCCCGCCCTCCCCAGCGATGCAGCCGCCGTCTGATTCCGCCCCGGCTCCCGACGCCCCGACCCCGATGCAGGCGCCGTCCGATTCCGCCCCGAcccccgacgccgacgccgatgccAAGACCCCCACCCCCGCCCTCCCCGATACCCCGGCCTCTGCCGCGGACCCGGAGACGCCCTTCTCGGACGTCGCCACCCCCTCCGACGCCGACGCATCAGCCGTCGCCCCGGCCGACGGCCTCGTCGAGGACGACGGGATCAACGACCCCTCGGGCGTAGCCGGCAGGAAGCACATGACCCTggctccgccggcgccgcccagcAAGAAGTCCAAGAAGAAGGGCGGCAACTGCGTCTGGACCAGGCCCACCTCCCGCAAgggcaagaagaaggccaagcAGCCTGGCCACGCCGGGGcgggcggctccggcgccaACGGCAACGGCGGGCGGCCCAGGCCTTCCTGCGGCGAGGACGAGTTCCTCCTCACCCCGGCGCCCCGCCTCGCGGCCGCACTCAGTGACGACTCCCCTGAGCTGCCCGTGCTCCTCTCGCGCGTCTACAAGTCTGACAAGATCGAGGTCTCTGAGGACCGCCTCACTGCTGGCAGCACCAAGGGCTACCGCATGATACGTGCCACCCGCGGCGTCGCGTCCGGCGCGTGGTACTTTGAGATCAAGGTCGTGCACCTTGGCTCTTCCGGCCACACCCGTCTTGGCTGGGCCACCAGCAAGGCCGACCTGCAGACGCCCGTCGGCTGCGATGGGTTTGGTTTCGGATACCGTGATGTCGATGGCTCCAAGGTGTACAAGGCGTGGAGGGACAACTACGCCGATGCGTATGGCGAAGGAGATGTAGTGGGGTTCTACATTTCTCTTCCTCAAGGGGAGCTGTATGAGCCCAAGCAACCTGACCTGGTTAAGTACAAGGGCATGCCTTTCCATGCTCAAGGTGTCAAGGATGAGAAAAACACTCCAGTTCCAGTTCCTG GAAGTGAGATTGTTTACTTCAAGAATGGGGTATGCCAAGGCACTGCCTTTTCGGACATTCCTGGAGGGCGATACTACCCAGCTGCGTCCATGTACACACTGCCTGATCAGGCAAACTGTGAGGTCAAGTTCAACTTTGGGCCTGACTTTGCGTTCTTCCCAGAAGACTTTGGAGACCGTCCTGTCCCCCGGCCAATGAGCGAGGTGCCTTACCAGGCATTTGAGCTGAAGAACGAGATACCTGCTGAAAACGGTGTTGCTGAAAAGGCCGGTTAG
- the LOC100839745 gene encoding cyanidin 3-O-rutinoside 5-O-glucosyltransferase yields the protein MSPSMAAVNAELQQQHGGSPPHFLVVAYGIQSHINPCRLLAHRLACLGIVSGSGPVLATLAVPLSAHRRMFPNHPSGNTADSDSDGVISYAPYSDGLDDGSPMPRDAEGKARVRRASFEGLSSVVASLAALGRPVTCVVVSMVHPAALDVARATALPLAVFWIQPATVLAAYYHFFHDDGGHYKELVTSHAADPDFEVSIPGLSLRRRPLRIRDFPTFLVDTTGSDIASSVNEALRELFEFMDQQGKNNAKVLVNTMEELEPSAVAAMAEHLDLFPVGPVVASGSSNNNASRNIHLFDHDNKAQYISWLDAQPASSVIYVSFGSIWTYSKPQMEEIAAGLKQCNRPFLLVVRKDGRQDQDVSSCLDELCAQELGIVVAWCDQAAVLAHPAVGCFVTHCGWNSTLEAAAHGVPVVAAPGMFDQPTNAFLAEQEWGAGVRVEKEKEDEGGVFAGAELARCVQVVMGDGGRGMEIRGRAQALKEIARKAAADGGPAEKSLRNFVMAVVGQGSSSDNSNTSKLVEADVVEKLKGLEVSTGSSNGNVTSEVV from the exons ATGTCTccgtccatggccgccgtcAACGCagagctccagcagcagcacggcggCAGCCCTCCGCACTTCCTCGTCGTGGCCTACGGCATCCAGAGCCACATCAACCCgtgccgcctcctcgcgcaccGCCTCGCCTGTCTCGGCatcgtctccggctccggccccGTCCTCGCCACGCTCGCCGTCCCGCTCTCCGCCCACCGCCGCATGTTCCCTAACCACCCGTCCGGCAACACCGCCGACTCAGACTCAGACGGCGTCATCTCCTACGCTCCGTACTCCGACGGGCTTGACGACGGCAGCCCGATGCCTCGGGACGCCGAGGGGAAAgcccgcgtccgccgcgcgAGCTTCGAGGGCCTGTCCTCCGTCGTGGCCAGCCTAGCCGCCCTCGGCCGGCCCGTGACGTGCGTGGTCGTCAGCATGGTGCACCCGGCCGCGCTGGACGTGGCCCGGGCCACGGCGCTCCCGCTCGCCGTGTTCTGGATCCAGCCGGCCACCGTCCTCGCCGCGTACTACCACTTCTtccacgacgacggcggccatTACAAGGAGCTCGTCACGTCCCACGCCGCTGACCCGGACTTCGAGGTGAGCATCCCGGGGCTCtcgctccggcgccggccgctccgGATCCGCGACTTCCCGACCTTCCTCGTGGACACGACCGGCAGCGACATCGCCAGCTCCGTCAACGAGGCGCTCCGTGAGCTCTTCGAGTTCATGGACCAACAGGGGAAGAACAACGCCAAGGTCCTCGTGAACACCATGGAAGAGCTCGAACCATCGGCcgtggcggccatggcggagcACCTGGATTTGTTCCCCGTCGGGCCCGTGGTCGCGTCAGGCTCCTCCAACAACAACGCGTCCCGGAACATCCACCTGTTCGACCACGACAACAAAGCCCAGTACATATCATGGCTGGACGCGCAGCCGGCGAGCTCAGTCATCTACGTCTCCTTCGGGAGCATCTGGACGTACAGCAAGCCCCAAATGGAGGAGATCGCGGCCGGGCTGAAGCAATGCAACCGGCCGTTTCTCCTCGTGGTTCGCAAAGACGGGCGGCAGGACCAGGACGTGAGCAGCTGCCTGGACGAACTCTGCGCTCAGGAGCTGGGGATTGTGGTGGCGTGGTGCGACcaggcggcggtgctggcgCACCCCGCCGTTGGGTGCTTCGTGACGCACTGCGGCTGGAACTCGacgctggaggcggcggcgcacggggtgccggtggtggcggcaCCCGGGATGTTCGACCAGCCGACCAACGCGTTCCTGGCCGAGCAGGAGTGGGGCGCCGGCGTCCGggtggagaaggagaaggaagacgaaggcggCGTGTTCGCCGGGGCGGAGCTCGCGAGGTGCGTTCAGGTGGTCATGGGGGACGGCGGGAGGGGAATGGAGATTAGGGGGAGAGCGCAGGCGTTGAAGGAGATTGCAAGGAAGGCCGCAGCTGATGGCGGGCCGGCGGAGAAGAGCCTCCGGAACTTCGTCATGGCGGTCGTCGGCCAAGGTTCTTCTTCGGATAACAGTAACACGTCCAAACTTGTCGAAGCCGATGTGGTTGAAAAGTTGAAAGGTTTAGAGGTGTCGACCGGTTCGTCTAATGGAAAT GTAACTAGTGAGGTTGTTTAA
- the LOC104585198 gene encoding uncharacterized protein LOC104585198 translates to MELDMEVFQLCRFHLSPLEAVTYYLPRLLSGESLNGAERLIHRADIYGNLETKDLAAAFPPAPKAERTGDRFFLTLCKRQKGSRSRSARAAGAGTWTIQRTLEVVDHAGVKKGEVKKLSFKKGIKKEKESTGWVMEEYHCLLPEAVVADGEMVLCKIHLSPTACDEARQESAAYLAGTQEQEDQPARMPVTAKRPAPAAPDHDPPCAPKRARVAAAEADHSQDIDAFRSPLEDLLADQPAVEADDDNTGRLTCTMDELLGGATDEDQEDEATALPAGETEQQTVDFDLDLPVLDEDALSEVILSLDEDLPIASDEDFDFEFPTAEELNAMMVWRTGR, encoded by the coding sequence ATGGAGCTCGACATGGAGGTTTTCCAGCTCTGCCGCTTCCACCTCTCCCCGCTGGAGGCCGTCACGTACTACCTGCCGCGCCTGCTCTCCGGCGAGTCCCTCAACGGCGCCGAGCGCCTCATCCACCGCGCCGACATCTACGGCAACCTGGAGACCAaggacctcgccgccgccttcccgccggcgcccaaGGCCGAGCGCACCGGCGACCGCTTCTTCCTCACGCTCTGCAAGCGCCAGAAGGggagccgcagccgcagcgcgcgcgccgccggcgccgggacGTGGACCATCCAGAGGACGTTGGAGGTGGTGGATCACGCGGGCGTCAAGAAAGGCGAGGTGAAGAAACTGAGCTTCAAGAAGGGAatcaagaaggagaaggagtccaCGGGCTGGGTCATGGAGGAGTACCACTGCTTGTTGCCGGAAGCTGTTGTGGCCGACGGGGAGATGGTGCTCTGCAAGATCCATCTCTCTCCCACCGCCTGTGACGAAGCTCGCCAAGAATCCGCCGCGTATCTAGCTGGGactcaagaacaagaagatcaGCCGGCCCGAATGCCGGTAACAGCAAAGAGGCCAGCGCCGGCAGCGCCCGATCATGATCCGCCGTGCGCCCCCAAACGCGCGCGTGTTGCCGCGGCTGAAGCTGATCACAGCCAAGACATCGATGCGTTCAGGAGCCCGTTGGAGGATCTTCTTGCTGACCAGCCCGCGGTGGAagccgacgacgacaacacTGGCCGGCTTACCTGCACGATGGACGAACTTCTTGGTGGAGCCACAGATGAGGATCAGGAGGATGAGGCCACGGCGCTTCCGGCCGGCGAAACAGAGCAGCAGACCGTCGACTTCGACTTGGACCTTCCGGTGCTGGATGAAGACGCACTGAGCGAGGTTATCCTCAGCCTGGACGAGGACTTGCCGATCGCGAGTGATGAGGACTTTGACTTCGAGTTTCCGACCGCGGAAGAACTGAACGCGATGATGGTGTGGAGGACTGGCCGCTGA
- the LOC104585199 gene encoding uncharacterized protein LOC104585199 → MDHADDEVFQLCRFDLNPLEAVTYYLPRLLSGEALHGAERLIHRADIYGNLEPEDLAAAFPPAPKAERTGDRFFFTLCKRQKGSRTRSARSAGGGTWTIQTTDDVVDHAGVKVGEVKHLSFKKGIKKDKTSTGWVMEEYHCLLPEAVVQDGEMVLCKIHLSLSAQKARRGSAAHRSGSQEQEDQPAPMPVATAKRPAPAASDHDPPCAKRARVDAQDEATVEAAADYMDGRFSCTMDELLGGATDEDQEEEAAALPAVEAEQQTVDFDLDLPVLDEDALSEIMLSLDEDDAPMSLPAVEAEQPIASDEDFDFEFPTAEELNAMFSDVEDWPLNFAADGDFIRFPGLPAVL, encoded by the coding sequence ATGGACCacgccgacgacgaggtgTTCCAGCTCTGCCGCTTCGATCTCAACCCGCTGGAGGCCGTCACGTACTacctgccgcgcctcctctccgGCGAAGCCCTCCACGGCGCCGAGCGCCTCATCCACCGCGCCGACATCTACGGCAACCTCGAGCCCgaagacctcgccgccgccttcccgccgGCCCCCAAGGCCGAGCGCACGGGCGACCGGTTCTTCTTCACGCTCTGCAAGCGCCAGAAAGGGAGCCGCACACGCAGCGCGcgctccgccggcggcggaacCTGGACGATCCAGACGACGGATGACGTGGTGGATCACGCGGGCGTCAAGGTCGGCGAGGTGAAACACCTCAGCTTCAAGAAGGGAATCAAGAAGGACAAGACGTCTACTGGATGGGTCATGGAGGAGTACCACTGCTTGTTGCCGGAAGCCGTCGTCCAGGATGGCGAGATGGTGCTCTGCAAGATCCATCTCTCTCTCAGCGCCCAAAAGGCTCGCCGAGGATCCGCCGCACATCGCTCTGGGagccaagaacaagaagatcaGCCGGCCCCAATGCCAGTAGCAACAGCAAAGAGGCCAGCGCCCGCGGCGTCCGATCATGATCCGCCGTGCGCGAAACGTGCGAGGGTTGATGCACAAGACGAGGCCACGGtggaagccgccgccgactaCATGGATGGCCGGTTTAGCTGCACGATGGACGAACTTCTTGGTGGAGCCACAGATGAggatcaggaggaggaggccgccgcgctTCCGGCCGTTGAAGCAGAGCAGCAGACCGTCGATTTCGACTTGGACCTTCCGGTGCTGGATGAAGACGCACTGAGCGAGATTATGCTCAGCctggacgaggacgacgcgcCGATGAGCTTACCGGCCGTCGAAGCAGAGCAGCCGATCGCGAGTGATGAGGACTTTGACTTCGAGTTTCCGACAGCGGAAGAACTGAACGCGATGTTCTCCGACGTGGAGGACTGGCCGCTGAACTTTGCAGCGGACGGCGATTTCATCAGGTTTCCCGGCCTTCCGGCCGTTCTTTGA
- the LOC100829855 gene encoding DTW domain-containing protein 2, translated as MDLDFPVSFSVSDDEDAGAAATPPGRAICHTGCGRPSRVCLCPHLPPSPLHTSTTVVVLHHPHALRRNPLSTLPLLARCLANLHLLPGRRLRLSSTPLLPPPSPNPVLLLFPSPAATDLASWCRSTPPSARANTTLLLIDGTWNQAREMHAASLPFLSSFAVPVSLPVDSGVDGDSMFESELVVRKEPHKGCMSTMEAVARALRLLEPEGNGAGVEETMVSVLRAMVAFQAEHLQNRTVKPRVKMRKKKDIKWEEEMKRNAGLV; from the coding sequence ATGGATTTGGACTTCCCAGTCTCCTTCTCCGtctccgacgacgaggacgccggcgccgcggcgacTCCTCCCGGCCGCGCAATCTGCCACACCGGCTGCGGCCGCCCGTCCCGCGTGTGCCTCTGCCCGCACCTCCCCCCCTCCCCGCTCCACACCTCCACcaccgtcgtcgtcctccaccaCCCGCACGCCCTCCGCCGCAACCCGCTCTCCACCCTGCCCCTCCTCGCCCGCTGCCTCGCcaacctccacctcctccctggccgccgcctccgcctctcctccaccccgctcctcccgccgccctccccaaaccccgtcctcctcctcttcccctcccccgccgccaccgacctCGCCTCCTGGTGCCGCTCCACGCCCCCCTCCGCACGCGCCAACACcaccctcctcctcatcgacgGCACCTGGAACCAGGCCAGGGAGATGCACGCCGCCAGCCTCCCGTTCCTCTCCTCCTTCGCTGTCCCTGTCTCCCTCCCCGTCGACAGCGGCGTCGATGGGGACAGCATGTTCGAGTCGGAGCTCGTGGTGAGGAAAGAGCCGCATAAGGGGTGCATGAGCACGATGGAGGCTGTCGCGAGGGCGCTGCGGCTGCTCGAGCCGGAGGGAAACGGCGCGGGTGTTGAGGAGACGATGGTGAGCGTGCTCAGGGCGATGGTCGCCTTCCAGGCCGAGCATTTGCAGAACCGTACGGTGAAGCCGAGAGtgaagatgaggaagaagaaggatatCAAGTGGGAGGAAGAGATGAAGAGAAATGCAGGATTGGTGTGA
- the LOC100830370 gene encoding phosphatidylinositol 4-phosphate 5-kinase 6: MASTGKKMNQLPAPAGRLWEASIRKLTTIRRGASAFPPSAVAAVEGLDPAADTTSYRCAAADDTDSVIESNDADTEEEEEEEADEDESAEAAPLGEPSHGEQLLPSGDFYQGDLRGDLPHGGGKFLWTDGSMYEGSWRRGRASGRGKFSWTSGATYEGDMAGGYMHGHGTYIGEFGDTFGGTWANNLRHGRGTQAYANGDVYDGHWRDGLQDGHGRYIWRHGHEYIGTWKAGEMHGCGTVIWAEGDRYDGSWEDARPKGQGTFRWADGGMYIGDWSQESSGGATHAKGVYYPPSGGPAVPVPREPRDAITKLLEELDVCEGKTTSLLPSQKILTWPGVEAVIKPPVWRPPEVTAAAAAPAEQGRMSSVRRRSSVSDMDALAEGEDGGGEDASTRADRAWSRTLSCIRAPKGKKQGETISKGHRNYELMLNLQLGIRHAVGRQSAPNSLDLKSSAFDPKEKVWTRFPPEGSKHTPPHQSCDFRWKDYCPLVFRTLRKLFDVDPADYMISICGDDALLELSSPGKSGSFFYLTNDDKYMIKTMKKAEVKVLLRMLPAYYKHVRAYENTLITKFFGLHCVKITGAIQKKVRFVIMGNLFCSHHAIHRRFDLKGSSLGRMTDKPLDQIDETTTLKDLDLNFVFRLGGSWFQDFCRQVDRDCELLEQERIMDYSLLVGLHFKDRCKDSSNTDSGTPTTATEDSEQDRKAPAKLGICMHSRVENIVKNPESESLLIGEPTGEFQDVILFFGIIDILQDYDISKKLEHAYKSMQYDPNSISAVDPKQYCKRFRDFIFRAFAEDVQ, encoded by the exons ATGGCGTcgacggggaagaagatgaaccaGCTCCCGGCCCCGGCGGGCCGGCTCTGGGAGGCCAGCATCCGCAAGCTCACCACCATCCGCcgcggcgcctccgccttccccccatccgccgtcgccgccgtcgagggcctcgaccccgccgccgacacCACCTCCTaccgctgcgccgccgccgacgacacGGACAGCGTCATCGAGAGCAACGACGCCGAcacggaagaagaagaagaagaagaagccgacgaGGACGAATCCGCCGAGGCCGCCCCGCTCGGCGAGCCCAGCCATGGCGAGCAGCTGCTCCCGAGCGGGGACTTCTACCAGGGCGACCTCCGCGGGGACCTCCCCCACGGGGGCGGCAAGTTCCTCTGGACGGACGGCAGCATGTACGAGGGTTCCTGGCGCCGCGGCCGGGCCTCTGGGCGCGGCAAGTTCTCCTGGACGTCCGGCGCCACCTACGAGGGCGACATGGCCGGCGGCTACATGCACGGCCACGGCACCTACATCGGCGAGTTCGGCGACACCTTCGGCGGCACCTGGGCCAACAACCtccgccacggccgcggcaCCCAGGCCTACGCCAACGGCGACGTCTACGACGGCCACTGGCGCGACGGGCTGCAGGACGGCCACGGGCGCTACATCTGGCGCCACGGCCACGAGTACATCGGCACGTGGAAGGCCGGCGAGATGCACGGCTGTGGCACCGTTATCTGGGCCGAGGGCGACCGCTACGACGGGTCCTGGGAGGACGCCCGGCCCAAGGGCCAGGGGACATTCCGCTGGGCCGACGGCGGCATGTACATTGGCGACTGGAGTCAGGAGTCCTCCGGCGGCGCCACGCACGCCAAGGGCGTCTACTACCCGCCCTCCGGCGGCCCCGCGGTCCCTGTTCCCCGGGAGCCCCGCGACGCCATTACCAAGCTGCTCGAGGAGCTCGATGTTTGTGAggggaagacgacgtcgcTGCTGCCGTCGCAGAAGATTCTGACTTGGCCTGGGGTGGAGGCCGTGATCAAGCCGCCCGTgtggcggccgccggaggtcaccgccgccgccgcggcccccgCCGAGCAAGGGAGGATGTCGAGcgtgcggcggaggagcagcgtgtCGGACATGGACGCGCTCGCCGAaggggaggacggcggcggcgaggacgctAGCACGAGGGCGGACAGGGCATGGTCGCGGACTCTGTCCTGCATCCGCGCGCCCAAGGGGAAGAAGCAGGGGGAGACAATTTCCAAGGGCCACCGGAACTACGAGCTCATGCTCAACCTTCAGCTCGGCATCAG GCATGCTGTGGGAAGGCAGTCGGCGCCCAATTCGCTGGATCTTAAATCATCGGCGTTTGATCCTAAAGAGAAGGTGTGGACAAGGTTTCCTCCCGAAGGATCAAAGCACACGCCGCCTCACCAGTCGTGTGACTTCCGGTGGAAGGACTACTGCCCATTGGTTTTCAG GACATTGCGCAAGCTCTTCGACGTCGACCCTGCGGATTACATGATCTCGATATGCGGGGATGATGCGCTCCTGGAGCTTTCATCGCCCGGTAAAAGTGGGAGTTTCTTTTACCTGACCAACGATGATAAGTACATGATCAAAACGATGAAGAAAGCGGAAGTCAAG GTACTTCTTCGGATGCTTCCAGCCTACTATAAACACGTTCGCGCTTATGAAAACACTCTAATAACCAAGTTCTTTGGTCTGCACTGTGTTAAGATCACAGGAGCTATTCAGAAAAAG GTTCGGTTTGTTATTATGGGGAATCTCTTCTGCTCTCACCATGCAATCCATCGGCGCTTCGACTTGAAAGGATCTTCGCTTGGTCGCATGACAGACAAACCCCTTGATCAAATCGACGAGACCACCACGCTCAAGGATCTTGATCTCAATTTCGTTTTCCGGTTAGGAGGATCCTGGTTCCAGGATTTCTGCAG GCAAGTAGACAGAGACTGTGAGTTGCTGGAGCAGGAGAGGATCATGGATTACAGTCTTTTGGTTGGCCTTCATTTCAAAGATCGATGCAAAG ACAGCAGCAATACTGATAGCGGGACGCCTACTACTGCTACTGAAGATTCTGAACAAGATAG AAAAGCACCAGCAAAACTAGGGATTTGCATGCACTCCAGGGTGGAGAACATAGTGAAAAATCCTGAAAGTGAATCCCTGCTCATCGGCGAACCGACAGGCGAATTCCAAGACGTGATCCTGTTCTTTGGGATCATTGACATCCTGCAAGACTATGATATCAGCAAGAAGCTCGAGCACGCATACAAATCCATGCAGTATGATCCCAACTCCATATCAGCGGTCGACCCGAAGCAGTACTGCAAGCGGTTCCGGGACTTCATTTTCAGGGCTTTTGCAGAGGATGTACAGTAA
- the LOC104585200 gene encoding uncharacterized protein LOC104585200 encodes MNRRFLNLVIKNTADCFYSLRRIDPYKHFFYGSTRAALEAADEATNKKETFPAMQTMQLPPPCASFTAATAGGNMAMFALLSPRGTSEGRMVYADSEGEAGLYDADKNSHNILGRLNEPKGMDPVCLSVVHPGDPGQSIMYVLDSCPQESHPGSGIDRCFEVLESVPTAAAALCSDGKSTWWRWRLLPSPPFVLEDGYISTTITSYATKVDGNGYSTIYISAGGIGTYSFETARLDSSHRQGWRRTEKWSRVGEWQLPVTGSAHYVPDFNQWLGFLDSTPHHLCAVNLSAMDHERPPTVQQVWEDVSPPEGEEWLVANINLVNLGGGKFLIAKTFEEGPYSHQFTLLTSIEMIMAGDKSLKMVKHKCARFDLHKESIHWVL; translated from the coding sequence ATGAACCGGCGGTTTTTGAATCTGGTGATAAAGAACACTGCCGATTGCTTTTATTCTTTGCGCCGCATCGATCCTTACAAACATTTCTTCTACGGGTCAACAAGAGCAGCACTTGAAGCCGCAGATGAAGCCACCAATAAGAAGGAGACTTTCCCAGCGATGCAGACCATGCAGCTGCCGCCCCCATGCGCGAGCTTCACTGcagccaccgccggcggcaacatGGCTATGTTCGCGCTCTTGAGCCCCCGCGGCACCAGCGAAGGCAGAATGGTTTATGCCGATTCGGAGGGCGAGGCTGGGCTGTACGACGCCGACAAGAATTCCCACAACATCCTGGGCCGCCTCAACGAGCCCAAGGGGATGGACCCCGTGTGCCTGTCCGTCGTGCACCCTGGTGACCCGGGCCAAAGCATCATGTACGTCTTGGACAGCTGCCCCCAGGAGAGCCACCCCGGGAGCGGCATTGATCGGTGCTTCGAGGTCCTCGAGTCCGTGCCCACGGCAGCTGCTGCATTGTGCAGCGACGGCAAGTCGACCTGGTGGCGTTGGCGGCTTCTTCCATCGCCTCCATTTGTCCTCGAAGATGGGTACATAAGCACCACCATTACCTCCTATGCCACCAAGGTTGATGGCAATGGCTATTCCACCATCTACATATCAGCCGGCGGCATCGGCACCTACAGCTTCGAGACGGCGCGCCTTGACTCTAGCCATCGTCAAGGATGGAGGCGCACGGAGAAATGGAGTCGTGTTGGGGAATGGCAGCTGCCCGTAACTGGCAGTGCTCACTACGTCCCTGATTTCAACCAATGGCTTGGCTTCTTAGACTCCACACCCCACCACCTGTGTGCTGTGAACCTCTCTGCCATGGACCATGAGCGACCACCCACGGTGCAGCAAGTTTGGGAAGATGTGAGCCCACCTGAGGGAGAGGAGTGGCTCGTAGCAAATATCAACCTTGTCAACCTGGGCGGCGGCAAGTTTCTCATCGCCAAGACCTTTGAGGAAGGGCCATACAGTCACCAGTTTACTCTGCTCACCAGCATAGAGATGATTATGGCTGGTGACAAGAGCCTAAAGATGGTTAAGCACAAGTGCGCACGTTTTGACTTACACAAGGAAAGCATCCACTGGGTTCTCTGA